The sequence below is a genomic window from Chitinophagales bacterium.
AAATACGCGAGATGCGCTCTTTTTTTCCGGTGCGGGTATTTAAAACATACGATCCTGCATTTAGTGTTCCGGCATATACTCTGAAAAATGCGAGCCGGCCCACAAAAGGATCTGTCATAATCTTAAAGGCAAGAGCAGTGAAGGGCTCCTTTGAATCCGGCTTGCGGCTTTCTTCTTCTTCTGTATCCGGGTTTATCCCTTTAACCGGTTCAATATCAACAGGTGATGGCAAATAAGCAATTACAGAATCAAGCATTGCCTGCACTCCTTTATTCTTAAAAGAGGAGCCACATAGCATTGGGATGATGGCAATATCTATCGTTGCCTTTCGGATGGCAGCCATCATTTCATCCACAGTAATCGAATTCGAATCTTCGAAATATTTCTCAAGAATACTATCGTCGTATTCAGCTACTGCTTCCACCATTTTAGTGCGATATTCTGCAACTAATTCTTTCATATCCTCAGGAATAGGAATCTCTTTGTACGTCATGCCCATCCCTGCTTCATCCCAGATGATGGCTTTATTAAGCACCAGATCCACCACTCCTTTAAAAGAATCTTCTTCCCCAATAGGCAATTGAAGCGGAACAGGGTTGGCACCGAGCTTTTCTTTTACCTGTTTTACCACATCTAAAAAATCTGCACCACTTCGGTCCATTTTGTTTACGAAACCAATTCGTGGAACTTTATACCGGTTAGCCTGGCGCCATACTGTTTCAGACTGTGGTTCTACTCCGCTTACGGCACAAAATAGGGCAACAACGCCATCGAGCACACGCAGTGACCGTTCCACCTCTACCGTGAAATCTACGTGACCGGGAGTATCAATAATATTGATCTTGTATTCCTTGTCTTTGTATTTCCAAAAACATCGCGTAGCGGCAGAAGTAATTGTAATTCCACGCTCCTTTTCCTGCACCATCCAGTCCATAGTCGCAGCACCGTCGTGCACCTCTCCGATTTTATGCGATACACCGGTATAGTATAGTATACGTTCTGTAGTTGTTGTTTTGCCCGCATCTATGTGCGCAGCTATCCCGATATTTCGGGTAACTCTTAAATCCTGAGCCATAATATTTTTTTGGAATGATTAAACTCTGAAATGAGCAAATGCCTTATTAGCCTCTGCCATTTTGTGAGTGTCTTCTTTTTTCTTGAACGCAGATCCTTCACCTTTTGAAGCAGCAATGGACTCGGCAGCCAGCTTATCAGCCATCGATTTTCCATTACGGTCAGATGCATATTGTATCAGCCACTTCATTGCTAAAGCCGTTTTCCTGCCAGCCCGAACTTCTGCCGGAATTTGAAAAGTAGCTCCGCCTATACGACGGCTGCGGACTTCTACCGAAGGCATCAGGTTTTCCACCGCTTTTTTCCAGATAGCGTAACCATCCTCTTTGGTAGATTCAGCAATTCTATCTACAGTATCATAAAATATCTTATAGGATAGTGTCTTTTTTCCGCGCTCCATTAATGTATTCACAAAACGGGTAACCAGTTCATCATTAAACTTAGGATCTGGTATCAGGGGACGTTTTTTTGCTTTTGTTTTTCTCATGGTAAAAAATCAGAAAAAGAAATGTTATATTTTACTTCAAATTGAAATTGAGGAAATAAAGTTCAGTTGAAATTCAACCAGTCTATATAGGTATACAAACCAGTAATTATTTTTTAGCCGCAGCACCCGCCTTCGGCCTTTTGGTTCCATATTTTGACCGGCTTTTTTTACGGTCATTTACACCAGCCGTATCCAATGCTCCCCTTACAATATGGTATCGGACACCTGGAAGATCTTTTACCCTGCCTCCGCGAATAAGTACAATAGAGTGTTCCTGTAAATTATGTCCTTCACCTGGGATGTAAGAAATTACTTCTATTCCATTCGTAAGACGAACCTTTGCTACCTTCCGTAAAGCAGAATTGGGTTTCTTTGGTGTGGTAGTATACACACGGGTGCAGACACCTCTTTTTTGGGGTGAACTGTTCAAAGCTCTTGACTTGCTCTTGGCCTTTATAATCGTTCTTCCTTTCCGTACTAATTGCTGAATGGTTGGCATTTGATACTGCTATTATTTAAGAGGCGCAAAAGTAGAACAAATTTGCAGTAATTGCAAGCTATCTCCTTAGCAATTAGCTCATTTTAAAAGCCATACATACTATATTGTTTTCATTAACCATTAAAATACCCTGTACAATCATTTTTATTTTCAAGCTACTTTTAAAGTAATATTAGGTAGACCAATGTGAAAAGCCTGTTGCGCTTGTATTCCAGCGCTTCGAATACTAACATTTGTATATTTGCTTAAAGACTCTTGGTATGAAAATAATTTTCCTTCTTATTGCAATTTCCTTTTTTTTCATCTTTCCTTTTTATTCTAATGCAGCCTGTAACCTGACTGCTCCAAAGGTTACCGTTATAAATGTAACGGCATGTGAAATAGCCATATCATGGAAACCCGTTATGAATGCTGCTTACTATAAAGTGCGGATTAAAAAAACAGGAGACAATAAGTGGGGAGCGAATGTTAAAGTGGGCGATGCTACCAATTATACTTTTAGCGGGCTTGAAGCCAATGCGGAGTATACGACACAGGTAACTCCGTTTTGCAGTAATGACAGCAAAGGACCACTAACACATACCAAGGTGACAACACAGTTCTGTTCCCTTCCTGAAAATGTGGAAGTAACCGATATCAGTAATAAATCGGCTACTGTAATATGGAATGTTTGCGGAGGTGGCGCTAATTCGCAGGTCCGATATCGTGTTAAAGGCAATACAGACTGGAAAGTTGTAAAGGCGCAAAGCAGCACTTCCGTGAAGTTAACCGGATTAAACAAATCAATGGTTTACCAGTATGGGGTGAACACGTGTAACGATGAATCATTATGGACACCTACTTCCACTTTTAAAACTTTAGATACTGCCTTCTGGAAACCAAATATTTTAGTAATATATCTTGATGACAGCCGGTATGATCCGTTTGCACCAAATGGAGGTCCGTCCTTTTATAAATCACCCGGAATCAATCGTATCGCTAATGAAGGCGTACGGTTTGTATATGCTTTTCCTGCCACTTCACTTTGCTCACCAAGTCGTGCCTCAATAATGACCGGGTTGTATCCGCATCACCATGGAGTTATCAGCAATGCAACGGTTAAAAATTTAGGACACGTAACTGCAGCTGAGATTCTTCACGGACAAGGATATTATACAGGATTTGTAGGTAAATATGGCTTTGAGCAGTTCCCCGATGTGGATGGTTATGATTACTACTGCGAATCCTCAACTGACCAATACTGGGATGCAAAGTACGATTACAATGGAGATTTCAATGTTGTTATTCCGGGCCATAAGACTGACGTTATTACCAGCAAATCACTCGAATTTTTAAATGCTGTTCCTGCCGGGAAAAAATTTTTATTGTATGTAGCTCATAAAGCTCCCCATGTTCCTTTGGACCCGAGAACACAGGATCTTGGTATTTATGCCGATAAAAAAATGCCTTTCCCAAACAATTTTGAAAAGTGGGAGAAGAATATTCCTTCCGAATACTACGAGTGCAGTAATGTAAATAAGGATAGTGAAGGATTAAATAATCAGCTGGAATCCTATTACGAGATGCTCGCAGGTGCAGAAGCCAGTATCGATACCATTCTTACTACGCTGGATAGAAAGGGAATATTGGACAGTACCCTGGTAATTTTTTCCAGTGATAATGGATTAATGATCGGTGAGCATGGATTAGGAGGAAAAGAAATTGCTACGGAAGAATCCATCAGATTACCAATGTTTCTCCGCTATCCGAAATGGTTTGTTCCGGGAACTGTTGTGAACGATGAAATGGCTATGAACATTGACATTGCACCTACTATTCTTGATGCAGCAGGAATTCCGGATACTTTTAAAATGGATGGTATCTCAATGCGTGGATTGGTAGATCATACCAGTCATAGGAAAGAGTTGCTGTACGAATATTTTTACAGGGGAAGTTGCAATCCCACAATTACTGCAGTGAGGGATTTCAACTATAAATATATTGATAGCAGATGTACTTCCACCGTAGAAGAATTTTATGACCTGGTTAATGATCCTAAAGAAAATCTTAACTTAATTAATTCTTCCAACTACGGCTCTGAGATTCAAAAATACCGGGATAAAATGGATTCATTAAAGCAAGTGTATGGTTATATATTATTGGCGGATACTATTGAGCCCTGCAAAATGTATCATAAAGATGAGAGCATTATAAAATTCCGGGATAATCAAGAATATGTTTTTCCCGATTTTACAGCGAAAATCTATCCCAATCCTGGAAGCCAGCAATTAACTATCGAGCTTCACTTAAATGAAGCTCCCAAAGCGGCTATCACTATTTATGATTTGTACTCAATACCTGTTATGAAGAAAGATATCAATGGCGGAGAAGATATAGATTACAAAGTAACTTTTGAGTTATCATCTTTGCCTGCCGGTGTTTATTTCATTGGTATCGATTGTGGCAGCGAAAGGAAGCTTTTTCGATATCTTAAGATAGATTAAACGTCATTGGCTTTTACTTATTAATATTTTTGACTGATTCCCGAAAAAGAAAGAGGAAAATGATCTCTCTTTCTATCTTTGGCTACGATCTTTATAAGTATGAAATATCCACCATTGCCAAAAAAAGTTTTTATTGAAAACAGGAAAAAGTTTTCACAACAGCTTTTACCAAATTCCATAGCTATTTTTTTATCGAATGATGAAATGCCGAAGAGCGGTGATTCCACTTTTCCATTTCGTCAAAATGCCGATCTCTTTTATCTATCTGGTATAGATCAGGAAGATACTATGCTGCTGTTATATCCTGATTGCGCTCTGGAAGAATACCGGGAAACGCTTTTACTACGTCGGACAAACGAAGTAATTGCGGTTTGGGAAGGGCACAAATATACTATTGAGGAAGCCCGGGAGCAGTCCGGCATTCAGCAGGTAATGTGGATCGATGAATTAGAAACTATACTGCATATGCTGATGGTATATGCAGACCATGTGTACCTGGATTCTAACGAAAATTACAGAGCCCATCCCCAGGTGAATGACAAGAATTTACGATTTACACACCAGTTGATGGATCGTTTCCCTTTGCATCAATACCATCGGAGTGCACAAATTTTATTACCTCTTCGCCAGATTAAATCTGAAACAGAGATCAATCTCATTAAGGAAGCAATAAGAATAACTGCGGCTGCATTCGACCGTGTTCTTAAGTTCGTCAGACCCGGTGTTACTGAATACGAAATTGAGGCTGAAATAACACATGAATTTTTAAGGAACCGTTCAACCGGCCATGCTTTTAGCCCCATTATTGCAAGCGGGAAAAACACCTGCGTGCTTCACTATGTTGATAATAATCAAACCTGCAACGATGGTGATTTGCTATTGCTTGATTATGGTGCTGATTATGCTAATTATGCTGCCGATCTAACCCGCACTATTCCGGTAAATGGAAAATTCAATGTACGCCAAAAGGACGTTTACAATGCAGTCTTAAGAGTCCAGCAAGA
It includes:
- the fusA gene encoding elongation factor G; this encodes MAQDLRVTRNIGIAAHIDAGKTTTTERILYYTGVSHKIGEVHDGAATMDWMVQEKERGITITSAATRCFWKYKDKEYKINIIDTPGHVDFTVEVERSLRVLDGVVALFCAVSGVEPQSETVWRQANRYKVPRIGFVNKMDRSGADFLDVVKQVKEKLGANPVPLQLPIGEEDSFKGVVDLVLNKAIIWDEAGMGMTYKEIPIPEDMKELVAEYRTKMVEAVAEYDDSILEKYFEDSNSITVDEMMAAIRKATIDIAIIPMLCGSSFKNKGVQAMLDSVIAYLPSPVDIEPVKGINPDTEEEESRKPDSKEPFTALAFKIMTDPFVGRLAFFRVYAGTLNAGSYVLNTRTGKKERISRIFQMHANKQNPVDSIEAGDIGAAVGFKEIRTGDTLCDEKHPITLESIKFPDPVISIAVEAKTQADVDKLGNALAKLAEEDPTFKVRVDDETSQTIISGMGELHLEIIVDRLKREFKVECNQGAPQVAYKETITKTVKHRELFKKQTGGRGKFADIHVEVGPVGEGEKGLVFINDIFGGAIPREFVPAVEKGFKSAMAAGVLAGFPVDDLKVRLYDGSYHNVDSDQMAFELCAKYAYRESCSKANPILLEPIMKVEIVSPEEYTGDVVGDLNRRRGHLESMEMKANAQVIKAKVPLSEMFGYVTQLRTITSGRATSIMEFSHYAPSPAAITEEVVSKAKGKVKAEA
- the rpsG gene encoding 30S ribosomal protein S7: MRKTKAKKRPLIPDPKFNDELVTRFVNTLMERGKKTLSYKIFYDTVDRIAESTKEDGYAIWKKAVENLMPSVEVRSRRIGGATFQIPAEVRAGRKTALAMKWLIQYASDRNGKSMADKLAAESIAASKGEGSAFKKKEDTHKMAEANKAFAHFRV
- a CDS encoding 30S ribosomal protein S12 is translated as MPTIQQLVRKGRTIIKAKSKSRALNSSPQKRGVCTRVYTTTPKKPNSALRKVAKVRLTNGIEVISYIPGEGHNLQEHSIVLIRGGRVKDLPGVRYHIVRGALDTAGVNDRKKSRSKYGTKRPKAGAAAKK
- a CDS encoding sulfatase-like hydrolase/transferase produces the protein MKIIFLLIAISFFFIFPFYSNAACNLTAPKVTVINVTACEIAISWKPVMNAAYYKVRIKKTGDNKWGANVKVGDATNYTFSGLEANAEYTTQVTPFCSNDSKGPLTHTKVTTQFCSLPENVEVTDISNKSATVIWNVCGGGANSQVRYRVKGNTDWKVVKAQSSTSVKLTGLNKSMVYQYGVNTCNDESLWTPTSTFKTLDTAFWKPNILVIYLDDSRYDPFAPNGGPSFYKSPGINRIANEGVRFVYAFPATSLCSPSRASIMTGLYPHHHGVISNATVKNLGHVTAAEILHGQGYYTGFVGKYGFEQFPDVDGYDYYCESSTDQYWDAKYDYNGDFNVVIPGHKTDVITSKSLEFLNAVPAGKKFLLYVAHKAPHVPLDPRTQDLGIYADKKMPFPNNFEKWEKNIPSEYYECSNVNKDSEGLNNQLESYYEMLAGAEASIDTILTTLDRKGILDSTLVIFSSDNGLMIGEHGLGGKEIATEESIRLPMFLRYPKWFVPGTVVNDEMAMNIDIAPTILDAAGIPDTFKMDGISMRGLVDHTSHRKELLYEYFYRGSCNPTITAVRDFNYKYIDSRCTSTVEEFYDLVNDPKENLNLINSSNYGSEIQKYRDKMDSLKQVYGYILLADTIEPCKMYHKDESIIKFRDNQEYVFPDFTAKIYPNPGSQQLTIELHLNEAPKAAITIYDLYSIPVMKKDINGGEDIDYKVTFELSSLPAGVYFIGIDCGSERKLFRYLKID
- a CDS encoding aminopeptidase P N-terminal domain-containing protein; amino-acid sequence: MKYPPLPKKVFIENRKKFSQQLLPNSIAIFLSNDEMPKSGDSTFPFRQNADLFYLSGIDQEDTMLLLYPDCALEEYRETLLLRRTNEVIAVWEGHKYTIEEAREQSGIQQVMWIDELETILHMLMVYADHVYLDSNENYRAHPQVNDKNLRFTHQLMDRFPLHQYHRSAQILLPLRQIKSETEINLIKEAIRITAAAFDRVLKFVRPGVTEYEIEAEITHEFLRNRSTGHAFSPIIASGKNTCVLHYVDNNQTCNDGDLLLLDYGADYANYAADLTRTIPVNGKFNVRQKDVYNAVLRVQQEATKMLRPGTIIHQYHDEVGKIMEKELIGLGLLKKEEVEQQDKMKPLYKKYFMHGTSHHLGLDVHDFGSRFHALQPGMVFTCEPGIYIPEEKIGIRLENDVLVTEGDPIDLMSMIPVGAEEIEALMQKR